The genomic segment CGCACGATTGACAGGCTATGCCGTGAAAACGACATCAACATTGCGTTCAACCAGCTTGAAGTGCATCTGCATAACAACAACGGCGAGAGCCACACCGAGGTCAAACGCGATCTGCGTCATGACGACGGCGAGGCGAGCGCGGTTAAAGCCTGACGTGCAACGCGCCCTTCTCCCTGAAAAAAGGAGGAGGGCGCTTACTTTTCCTGTTCGCGCAGCTTGCGCAGATAGTCATCACGTACAATCTCCAGCGCCGCCAGCACCGTCTGCGGCGCGATATCATGATTTTCCAGCAGCATAATTAAATCCACGGCGAGCTTTACTTCATCAGGGGCTTGTTCAAGCGACATCGTCTCTCTCCTCTCAGTGATACAGGTTTAGCGTGTAATACGCTCAAGCGCCCGCTCCGTACGGGTAATGGCGGTACGACAGCGTGCGAGACGCTCGCCGAGGGCTTCAATTTCACGCTGAAGCTGCGGGTCGGCATGGGTGGCACGTCGCTGCTCGCGCTCGGTTTTCATGGCGAGCAGACGGCGCTCGTACTCCTGATACTGCGCAAGACGTGCGTGCAGCCGCCCGCCAGGCCGATGCGCGTTTTCATGACGGCGCAGGTCGGCGGTTGCGGCTTCGCGCTGCAGCGCCTCGATTTGAAGCACGAGCCGCTCCGCAAGCCACGCGACGCGCGCCGCATCGCCTTGCGCCACCGCGGCCTCCAGATGGGCAAGGCTTTCGCTTGCTTCCGTCAGATAATCACCAAGCCGCGCGCCGCCGTGTGAAAACAGCTGGCGGTCGAAGCGCGGCGAAAAGTGACGCTGCCCAGCCAGCGGGCCGAGCTGCTGGTGAAGGCTTTCGACACGGGCCTTAAGCGATTGCAATAATAGGGGGGTTCTCATTTTACTCCGGGCGTTACGCCACGTGGGCTGTGCTACAGTAACTCACCTGGTTTCGCGAGTATGATTATGCAAAGGACTATATTACTCATCCTGGGGTGGCTGGCGGTAGTGCTGGCGACGCTGGGCGTGGTGCTGCCGCTTCTGCCGACGACGCCGTTTCTGTTGCTGGCCGCCTGGTGCTTTGCGCGATCGTCGCCGCGTTTTCATCACTGGCTGCTGTACCGGTCATGGTTTGGCAGTTATCTGCGCCACTGGCAGGAGCATCGGGCCATGCCGCCTGGTGCGAAGCCGCGCGCTATTCTTGTTATCCTTGCGACGTTTGCTATCTCTCTGTGGATGGTGAAGATTTTTTGGGTGCGAATACTGCTGCTGGTTATCCTTTGCGGGTTGCTGATTTTCATGTGGCGCATCCCGGTCGTTGATGAAAAACAACAAAACCTGTAAAGCGCACCCGCAGTGGTTGCTTTTGTCGCGCGCAGCCAGTAAATTCGAGCGTTTTCGAGTACAGGCGCCGTTGGTTAAAGGGTAAACAACTTTCCCGTTTAACCGTCTCCGGCAACCTGTGAGTAATACCGTTTTTATCAGGCATACATCCATGACCGCAACTGCGCAGCAGCTTGAATTTCTTAAAAACAGCATTAAAAGCATTCAGGATTACCCGAAGCCGGGCATTCTCTTTCGTGACGTCACCAGCCTGCTGGAAGACCCCAAAGCCTATGCCCTGAGCATCGAACTGTTAGTGGAGCGCTATAAAAACGCCGGCATCACTAAAGTCGTCGGTACCGAAGCGCGCGGTTTCCTGTTCGGCGCGCCGGTCGCGCTGGCGCTGGGCGTGGGTTTTGTCCCGGTGCGCAAACCGCGTAAGTTGCCGCGTGAAACAATCGCAGAGAGCTACGAGCTGGAATACGGCACCGATCAGTTAGAAATCCATGTCGATGCGATTAAACCTGGCGATAAAGTGCTGGTCGTTGACGATCTGCTGGCGACCGGCGGCACGATTGAAGCGACCGTGAAGCTTATTCGCCGTCTGGGCGGCGACGTCACCGACGCGGCGTTTATCATTAATCTGTTTGATATCGGCGGCGAAGAGCGCCTCAACAAGCAGGGCATCACCTGCTACAGCCTCGTGCCGTTCCCGGGCCACTGATCTTCTTCCCGGCAGCCTCGCCCATCGGGTGGGGCTGTGTTAGCATGACCCCTTCAGAATCCACCACTCAAGCGTTTCAGAGCCTGCCCATGAGTTATCAGGTCTTAGCCCGAAAATGGCGCCCACAAACCTTTGCTGACGTCGTCGGCCAGGAGCATGTGCTCACCGCCCTGGCGAACGGTTTATCGCTGGGCCGAATTCACCACGCCTACCTGTTTTCCGGTACGCGCGGCGTCGGCAAGACTTCTATCGCCCGTCTTCTGGCGAAGGGGCTGAACTGTGAAACCGGCATCACCGCCACCCCGTGCGGTGTGTGCGACAACTGCCGTGAAATCGAGCAGGGCCGTTTTGTCGATCTGATTGAAATCGATGCCGCCTCACGTACCAAAGTGGAAGATACCCGCGATCTGCTGGATAACGTCCAGTACGCGCCCGCGCGTGGCCGCTTTAAAGTCTACCTCATCGATGAAGTGCACATGCTGTCGCGCCATAGCTTTAACGCATTGTTAAAAACGCTGGAAGAGCCGCCGGCGCATGTGAAATTCTTGCTTGCCACTACCGATCCGCAAAAGCTGCCGGTCACTATCCTTTCTCGCTGTCTGCAATTTCATCTGCGGGCGCTGGATCTTGACCAAATCCGCCAGCAGCTTGAACATATCCTGACGCAGGAGGGGATCAACCACGAGCCGCGTGCGCTGCAACTGCTGGCCCGTGCAGCTGATGGCAGTCTGCGCGACGCGCTG from the Cronobacter condimenti 1330 genome contains:
- the priC gene encoding primosomal replication protein PriC encodes the protein MRTPLLLQSLKARVESLHQQLGPLAGQRHFSPRFDRQLFSHGGARLGDYLTEASESLAHLEAAVAQGDAARVAWLAERLVLQIEALQREAATADLRRHENAHRPGGRLHARLAQYQEYERRLLAMKTEREQRRATHADPQLQREIEALGERLARCRTAITRTERALERITR
- the rsmS gene encoding pleiotropic regulatory protein RsmS, giving the protein MSLEQAPDEVKLAVDLIMLLENHDIAPQTVLAALEIVRDDYLRKLREQEK
- a CDS encoding DUF454 family protein, translating into MQRTILLILGWLAVVLATLGVVLPLLPTTPFLLLAAWCFARSSPRFHHWLLYRSWFGSYLRHWQEHRAMPPGAKPRAILVILATFAISLWMVKIFWVRILLLVILCGLLIFMWRIPVVDEKQQNL
- the apt gene encoding adenine phosphoribosyltransferase, whose translation is MTATAQQLEFLKNSIKSIQDYPKPGILFRDVTSLLEDPKAYALSIELLVERYKNAGITKVVGTEARGFLFGAPVALALGVGFVPVRKPRKLPRETIAESYELEYGTDQLEIHVDAIKPGDKVLVVDDLLATGGTIEATVKLIRRLGGDVTDAAFIINLFDIGGEERLNKQGITCYSLVPFPGH